The Archocentrus centrarchus isolate MPI-CPG fArcCen1 chromosome 3, fArcCen1, whole genome shotgun sequence sequence gaagcaaatgaaaatttgtatgaccgtccacagaattagttttgctctgaaatacatgaaatatctttcaccattccttacaaaatcctcatctatttgataagcctcctgccctgaacacattgacatgcataaagtccataaacgttagagcgccccctactggcagctttaaatatcataatataccatgttttttagctagcccctgagttacattttatctacagctctgaaattttgcacactcatgtaacatcctaagacatacaaaaaagtctcttggagccatactccaaaccctacaggaagtccagcatcttcaattgaaagtgtcaatttttgccattttcaggcctgctatttgaatgaactcctcctagggcatttcacccagtgagaccaaattggctccacatcatctagacaaacagcccatcaaaaaagtcaatcagacccatgccctattttgcatgctggagccgtgaccacacccccaaatattccattgcgtctatgccgagagcaaaagataccttttcctataaaagaattcaactttctagagacccatcacgatcacaaaacctccgagtgcagcacgggtcgacgagcgccacaggtcgacgcgcgcggagtgcgagggcccgatatcaccgcttgcggttttaatttttcggtttgttttttgtttgtgggCAGAGAGGACAGATACACAGAAGCATACAGTTTGTATGTGAGAGAGATGTGTGAATATAATATGATTAGCAGTGGTTGGTTTAAATCCACCGGgcggctggggcctttctgtgtggtatTTGCATGTTCTGCATGGGTTCTcaccgggtactccggtttcgtcaaacagtccaaaaacctgCAGGGTTAGGCtattctaaactgcccataggtgaGAGTGTGGGCGTGAAtgactgtctctctgtgttggcactgTGATAGACTGGCGACTTGcgcagggtgtaccccgcctttcaccctaagacagctgggataggctccagactgAGATAAAAATTAATActgagcagaactgagttcagcttattggtgcggCCCCTTCACAATAGTCCCTGTTTCTcgtgtggccccttgggaaaattaattaccCATCCCTGCTGTAACTCAAACAAAAATCATATGAAGTACAAGTTTAGTATATCAGTCTACTTTTTTACCTGATCTACTATTTCTATAGACTTTTTTCATTCATGGTGATGTACTGGGCATATATGAATGTTTAATTAAGTTGTCAGCCTTTCACTTTATGATAGCTTGATAAAAAGTTAAGGAAAGGGACGTAtgcctggatggatggatgaatggatggatcacCACATACCAGTCTGTGGTCATCACAGGATTGCTGCACTCAAAGCAGGGAGAAAGGGAGGAACAGGTGTTTAATGGGGTCCCAGCTGCTCATTTTTGCCAGGGGCTCTCTTTTGTAGTGTAATACAGCTGTGTCCATATACTGCAGATGTTaattcatcatttttttaaaagctatttTGGGGAGGGCTGTAGGTGTTTATTACAGATTGAAGAGTTAGCAAGAAAAGAGGGAGTGAAACCTAAACGTCCTTGGCCAGACTGGTGGTTTGTGGTCACCATCTTAACCCCACTGCAGGGATGCACATCTGATATGTATTTTAAATTCCTTTCTGTTTATAAATTAGTTAATTATTCCATTAATGGATCTGCCACATGTTTGGGATGTCAGCTGGCTGTGATTCAAGAGCAGGTGTAGTGCACAATGACACAGTGGTGTAGGTTGTTAAACTGGTGATTTGTATTTACATGACCAATAACATTTGCCCCAAAACTGGACATCTGCACTCTGTACTGCAGTGTGGCAGAAGCAAATTAGAGCAGACAGGGGTGAATATTTCACATTGTCACCTCAAAGCAAGAAGGTTCAAGGTTTGATAACAGTTCTattctgtgtgtctgcatgttcgTGCttgtttgagtttatttttcatGATCCAGATTTCCTCCCACGTTCCAAAGAAAGGTCAGGTGggaaaaatctgtattttagtGTGAATTCTGCAGCTGAGTCTGGAGACACAGATGTAGTTTCGGGGATAGACTGGTGTTTACTGCATCAAACTAGATccctatatataaaaaaagtcattcagaaaaaaaaaaaatcttataatAGAAATAGTGGACATCGGTGCCTGCATTAGCTAGGATTAGAAGAATGATACCAGGGATCATGTGATGATCTGGAGTCATATAACTGGCACCTGCGTGCCTTCATTTAATCTGCCAACAAGTTCAAGAGATACTAGCAAGTCTTTCACAATTATATTGTATCACAATACTCCATTACAATCACGTAGTGACAGTGAAAATATTAGATGTCTTAGATAcaagaaaaatcagaaaaattgAGCACAATTGAGCCTACATCTTCAGTTTTATCAGAGACCTACTTTACTGCTCAGCCCTCTTTGTTAGATTGTAGCCAGGTAATGTTTAAAGATTACTCAGCATTCAGGACTGCATGTGCTACGTTTTTAAGGTCAATAAATTTGATAACTGTTATGCAATGAGGGTCCCTCATACATACTGTATTTCTTCACAAAGCAAAATGTTAGCATTTTGTGGGTTTTGTTGTAGTTTCCTACTGATGCTCCGCTGGGCAACACAATTAAAAATACTTCATGCTGTGGTGTGAACTGAGGCTCTCACTTGCATTCATGTATACAGTTGTATGAATGTAAAGTGTAAAATTAAGAAATTAGTAGGCTAATACAGAAAGATAATAGTGAAATGAAAAAGttgtaataaaataacacaagtttacatttttgttttatttctatgAAATTTCACTCATAATTTTCTTATCATTTGTTCTGTTCGGTCATTGCCTGAGCATTTGAGATTTGCTTAATGTGAACATAAAGTTCTTATATCACAGAGAAATCATTTAATGCCACCTAGTTACTATTTTGAATATTAAAACAGTTTTGGAACCTGATTAATAATAACCACACTCTAATGAAAAAAGTTTACTACCATAGACAACACCTTTTTGTATAGTTTAGTCAAATAAACCTGTTTAACTGATCATCAAATTGttaaccttttttctttttcaggcttCAGGGAATTACATATTCGCATATGTACTTTTTCAGGCTGCGGCAGACCTCATCATACCACTTTCCTCGTGCAGCTACTGAAAGCGCAACACAGCTCTCCCTCTTTGTTCCTGTGGGCTCTTTCTTGGAGCCATCCCAATTAAAGAAATTGACTGGCTGGCTGTTGACATCAACATACTGGCCTTCTTTCACTATGTCTGCCACACCGATCCAGAAGTCCTTGGACCCCGAAGCACTCCTCTTTGCATAGTCTCTCAGTTCATTGTTTTCCATCATGTCTCGTGGTGTTGCAAGAGTTCCTCCTTGTGCAATGCAGTCTTCGTTTGCCTCATGGTAATGTTTGGGTTCCTCAATTGTAAGATAACACTTCCTGTGAGTTTTGATGCCGCGGagacacactgaaaacacaaagtacTTTATAAGTGAAGTGCATGGTAAAGTAACATTATGGAATTGAAAGAGCTCAAAGCTATTGCAGTGTCATTATCATGCAGTGTGTGTATAAACCTGTTACTTTACATTCACTGGGTCCTCTGAGTGTTGCTGCCCTCTACTGATGAGTTAGCACCATAAAGTTCATTCTTGTCCACAGGCTGTATTTAtcagttttattaaatattcacTTCAAGCAATGATTGGTTTTATATTGAAgcacatttctttttaattagtACAAAAAAGTCAACAGGTTCCATCATTTATTTGGCAGAAAAAGCATACACTATACAagaattcttatttttaatttgtatttttttttgtgctttttagaCCTATTGTcatattttatgtttacattgagggttttgattaaaaaacatTCACTATTATCATTATTAGTGATCataattatcattattttaCAGAAATTACATGTTAAAGTAT is a genomic window containing:
- the clec3a gene encoding tetranectin-like protein, with protein sequence MARLALPVFLVLGFSLLHICYSHPSRTRKAVSPRQAGEEDDLKSQLERLWQEVNLLKEMQALQTVCLRGIKTHRKCYLTIEEPKHYHEANEDCIAQGGTLATPRDMMENNELRDYAKRSASGSKDFWIGVADIVKEGQYVDVNSQPVNFFNWDGSKKEPTGTKRESCVALSVAARGKWYDEVCRSLKKYICEYVIP